The following coding sequences lie in one Lolium perenne isolate Kyuss_39 chromosome 2, Kyuss_2.0, whole genome shotgun sequence genomic window:
- the LOC127330266 gene encoding mavicyanin: MASRQVLLLAAAAIAAAFLLAPASAEVFTVGDAASWTLKYPATWTEGKTFVVGDSLMFMYPSDKHNVMEVTGADFKACNMTGNALGTWNSGSDAVPLDKVGRRWFICGVGNHCTQGMKLLVVTANSAAQAPAAPPSSSASFVDGVVSQAMAAASAVAAAMLML, encoded by the exons ATGGCTTCCCGGCAAGTGCTGCTCCTTGCTGCCGCTGCCattgccgccgccttcctcctagCCCCGGCCTCCGCCGAGGTCTTCACTGTCGGGGACGCCGCCAGCTGGACTCTCAAATACCCTGCCACCTGGACTGAGGGAAAAACCTTCGTCGTCGGCGACAGCTTAA TGTTCATGTACCCCTCCGACAAGCACAACGTGATGGAAGTGACGGGCGCGGACTTCAAGGCCTGCAACATGACGGGGAACGCGCTTGGCACCTGGAACTCCGGCAGCGACGCCGTGCCGCTGGATAAGGTCGGGAGGAGGTGGTTCATCTGCGGCGTGGGCAACCACTGCACCCAGGGCATGAAGCTCCTTGTCGTCACCGCCAACTCCGCCGCACAGGCCCCGGCTGCCCCACCATCCTCTTCGGCCTCTTTTGTTGACGGAGTGGTTTCACAGGCAATGGCGGCGGCCAGCGCCGTGGCCGCAGCCATGCTCATGCTCTGA